The DNA segment GTTGCTGCTCTGCCATAGCCATTGATGCTCCGTCGTCTTTGACCGAAGTGCCCGGCATAAGATGGGGGTCCATAGCCTTGCAGGGTCTCCGTGAAGAGATGGAGGATGATATTATTGTTCGACCTGAGGGCCTTCAGGGCTTCACTTTTGCAGCTGTGTTTGATGGCCATGGAGGGTTTTCTTCTGTCGAGTTCCTCAGGTCTTTGCAAACATTCATTTTTTCCTATATGGGTTTTAATGTCTTCTTGCTTCTTTGCTTGCTCGTGCTATATATATCCATTTATAATGCCTTAATGGGGTGTGAAGTGATGGTTTTTTTGGTTGTATTGGTGTATGCGTACTTGAAAAGAATTGAAGAGCTCCACaatattgttagtttttgttagcggAGGGATTTGAACCCACCACCTCTGCCcccttcccttctcccttcactactaggtcaaccttatatctcctctCAGGATTCTAGTTGATGTTCGTAGTGAATGAATTTGGGTAGTGTGAGTGGAAGTGTGTCTATTAGAGTGGAATGGAATGGAgtgaattgaaattaatttgaataagttactactttattatattgtttggactttttttttttatgaaatgggAATAAAAAGAATGGTTTCATTTCATAGCCTTCCGAATTAGGGGGGAAGAAAAAGAGGGGACATTGGATTGAATGGGATGAAATGTATTCCCATTTCAATCAAGTTCCGTTCCATTTAACCTTATTTTAAACAATGCAAACACGAACTgccttgtttggataaatttctcaATAAGCCGGTAAGAAGGTAAAATGAAATAAGTAAATAACTAATAAGTTTCTCCCATAAGTTACAACTAACTTATGCACAAGTTAATTTGTAGAAATGATCTCATTTAGTTTCTCTAAAAGCTGATTTTAACTTgtgcataagctaattttaacttatgggagaagttaaattcattttatcttatttttttatcctataaGTGCTTattaaaaactttttcaaaacatagCCATAGTATGTTCCATTTCATCTGTTTCATCAATCCAGACATATGGAAAGTTTATCCACCCTTGCACTCATTGTTCTTTTTTGTATGGATATgtgatttctttttattctaaatTGAGTCTGGTAAATGAATTATTATTCTTTACACAATCTGAATTGATGATTTGGTGCGCCAAGTGCCAACTACAGGGATGAGCTGTACAAGGAGTGTGTTGAAGCTTTACAAGGTGGGTTACTATTAGTCGAGAAAGATTTCAAAGCCATTAAAAGGGCATTACAGGAGGCATTTCTCAAGGCTGACGCGAGGTTATTAAAACGGTAAGGCAATACATTAGTCTGCAACGGATAGTCTCCATAGAATGTGTCTAGTTAGATAGTTCCCATACAATTCTATATTTGGTATGATTAATTGGAGGTTTAGACGGTAGTATTTCATTTTCAAAGGCTTGAAATGAATGGAGAGGAGGATGAATCAGGTGCTACATCAACTGCCGTGTTCATTGGAGATGATGAGCTGCTAATTTCACATATTGGTGACTCATCAGCGGTATGTATTATTTATCCTTATTCTGTTCCCAGATAAGATACATTGGACTCCATCTTTTAATGAACAAAATgtatttctatttatatatttattttctgtttataagaattatgaagaaaaaagcTGTCACTTGTACTATTTTGAGATTCATCTTTCAATTAGGGTATCTAGGGGATTGAATGTCTTCAAATTACCTGACTTCTATTTAAGCTTGTTTATTCTTGTAGGTTCTATGTAGATCTGGAAAAGCAGAAGTTCTGACTAGTCCTCACCGTCCAATTGGGAGCAGCAAGACTTCTCTTCATGAAATTAGAAGAGTCAGAGAAGCAGGTGGATGGGTGTGTTTTCCTtattccttcatttttttacatACCTTTTGACCATCATCCCAAGTCAATATGACATTATTCAATACAACAAAAACCAAAGTTCTGAGTTGAAAATTTTGACAACTTAGGATGTGAAACAACTTGATGTATTGTGGTTTTATAGTTGGAGAAACCACATGCAATATAATTTGTTTCCTGCAAGGGAACCACAGTCAAATACTATCATAATAATCAATATAGCGTCTTCCAACTATAGCATGCCATGTGATaggaaactaataaaaaaaattgattttattgaaGATCATTGTATTCAATTGAGCTGGCAggtgtttctttttcttaattttttactttttttttcaccaGAATGGTGGGAGCCTTGTGCACTTCATAATGAAAGTCACCACCATTCTTTATAAATAAACGTTCATTAAATGGCTAATGATAACACAAATATATGTTGTCTATAGATTAACAATGGTAGAATTTGTGGAGACATTGCTGTATCTCGTGCATTTGGGGACGTGCGattcaaaacaaagaagaatGAGTATAGTCCTTGATCTCTTCACTATTCTTTCTAGTGTAAAGGAATTtctcctaatttttttataaatgaactaCCACTGTTGAAGTGTTTCCTAAAGGATATCTACCTTTTGCATGTGAAAAGGATGCTGCAAAAAGGAGTTCAGGAAGGAAGATGGTCAGCAAAGTTCATTTCTCGGTAAGTAATCTTATGTGTCTTAATAATGGTTCCTTACATTTTCTCGAATGTGGGTTATGTTACGTTATCAGTTAGTAAAGAGAATGGAAATTGATTGTTTTACCTTAATTTATATCTAGCTAGAAATCAACTACTAGAAAGAGAATATGCAGTCCTGATTGTTGTTTACTGAAGTACATAATCAAGATCTGAATGAAGCTCCTTTTTTTGTGGGCTTCAGCCTGATTCAGCAAAATACAATGAGAATAGCATGATATTTTTGGACTTTGTGTTCTACTGTCACATTCAAATTGACCTTTATctaatttcaaaacaaaactaTGAATTTTAACATAAGGATGCCTTCATGACACAGTGTACAACTCAACAACGACTTGGTTGTTGCATACCCTGATATTTATCAAGTAACTCTTGGCTCAGATGCAGAATTTGTAGTATTAGCATCCGATGGCTTATGGGATTACATGAGCAGGTCTATTGCATGATCCCTTGAATCAGTTTTGgcacctttcttttttttgttttttcagagAATTACCTTCACACTCTTCTTACTATTGCAGCTCAGAAGCAGTTTCTTTAGTGAGGGATCAACTACGAAAACACGGAAACATTCAGGTATGCATAATGCTTTATATTTGAGGCCACTACACTAGTATCAATAAGCCATCAAAGTTGCAGCAATaatattttgctttttcttGTTTCAAATTCAGCAAGCATGTGAAGCGCTTGCAGAAGCCGCTTTGGTAAGTTTTAACGAATCTCGTGGCAGTGGTTATCAAAATGAACTTATTATATTGACACTTCACAGTTTTAGTAATATACAATGACATTCTCTGCAGGACCGACGTACACAGGATAATGTCAGCATTATAATTGCTGATTTTGGGTACGTATTTTCtaatgtatatatttatgattttggacTTTGGTATTTAAGTCCTGATTATTGGCCAGGCCTTTGTGTAGAACAGAACTGGGGGTTGCATATAGTAAAATTCACAATCTAGTTATGGAAATTCTTTCCAGCATCAGAGCAACATTTAAAAGGCAAAGTTTAGTAAAATGTGGTCTAAAGTTGAACCTGTTGCATAAgtgctattttttaaaaaaatcagtggcaaaaaaatcaattcttgTTGatcagatttgatttttttttttcatccactGATTGCACTGTCTTCTTTTGAGTGATTGCAGGAGGACAGACTGGCAGAATGCGCCATTGGAGCGACAAAATACTATACTTGAGCTGGTCCAAGCTCTTGCAACCATTGGAATTGTGTCCATTGGAATCTGGTTTTCATCACAGCTTTCTTTATAGATTCAAAAAATACCAGTCATGTacataaaaaagacatatacTTCTGAACTTCTAGCCTGTATAATCTTAATTGTACATGCCTCACATCTTAGAATCTACTTGGTTTAGGGCACAAAGAATtgttaacaataaatattttttgaagtaTTAATCTTATTCTGATTCTAAAATTCAATTATTGCTTTGCACGGTTTGCCTAAGTCGATCACGTGCTTCTTCCACCTAAATTTGATAGCATTCTTTGACTATTATCTCTTCTTTTCTAGAAAGACATTGGAAACTGGTCCACATTGACCaagattaaattgttaattacaCTATCTGAATGAGGTTTGACTTCTTCAAG comes from the Glycine soja cultivar W05 chromosome 6, ASM419377v2, whole genome shotgun sequence genome and includes:
- the LOC114415571 gene encoding protein phosphatase 2C 57-like isoform X2; translation: MALSSPHIQRFLLCKLHSRSTAKNRHRNSFTATTTTRSSCCSAIAIDAPSSLTEVPGIRWGSIALQGLREEMEDDIIVRPEGLQGFTFAAVFDGHGGFSSVEFLRDELYKECVEALQGGLLLVEKDFKAIKRALQEAFLKADARLLKRLEMNGEEDESGATSTAVFIGDDELLISHIGDSSAVLCRSGKAEVLTSPHRPIGSSKTSLHEIRRVREAGGWINNGRICGDIAVSRAFGDVRFKTKKNEMLQKGVQEGRWSAKFISRVQLNNDLVVAYPDIYQVTLGSDAEFVVLASDGLWDYMSSSEAVSLVRDQLRKHGNIQQACEALAEAALDRRTQDNVSIIIADFGRTDWQNAPLERQNTILELVQALATIGIVSIGIWFSSQLSL
- the LOC114415571 gene encoding protein phosphatase 2C 57-like isoform X1, with translation MALSSPHIQRFLLCKLHSRSTAKNRHRNSFTATTTTRSSCCSAIAIDAPSSLTEVPGIRWGSIALQGLREEMEDDIIVRPEGLQGFTFAAVFDGHGGFSSVEFLSANYRDELYKECVEALQGGLLLVEKDFKAIKRALQEAFLKADARLLKRLEMNGEEDESGATSTAVFIGDDELLISHIGDSSAVLCRSGKAEVLTSPHRPIGSSKTSLHEIRRVREAGGWINNGRICGDIAVSRAFGDVRFKTKKNEMLQKGVQEGRWSAKFISRVQLNNDLVVAYPDIYQVTLGSDAEFVVLASDGLWDYMSSSEAVSLVRDQLRKHGNIQQACEALAEAALDRRTQDNVSIIIADFGRTDWQNAPLERQNTILELVQALATIGIVSIGIWFSSQLSL